The Methanocellales archaeon genome has a window encoding:
- the sepS gene encoding O-phosphoserine--tRNA ligase — protein sequence MKFDPSSIKERAKKDFEKTWSETARFVIGERSFTFPKRKGKKHLITIYSDKARDILLDMGFDEVVLKPIWEEQHVRLQYGPEAPAILDRLYYLATLPRPDIGLSDVKKKLIQEKIKGFDKFEELQGILRDYKRENIVGGEDFTEALVTRLGIKTEDAHYLINEIFLELKDIKPTPSSLTLLSHITTAWFPTLQVVQDKRDLPVMLFTAGWRFRREQKEDATHLRAHYNLSMVVMGENLTIEDGKYITEEFFRRMGYEVKFRHKPSNPAYYAPGTNYEVFVKHPEMGWVEVTEIGMYSPVSLANYDIKYPVFNSGPGLGRIIMLSENISDIREVHFPEMYAEFRLSDEQIAGMISLDKTPDTAVGKEIARAIVKTCEKHGNEPSPCRFDAWKGELGGEQVTLYIVEPEENTKLCGPAFLNEVVVHDGSIFGVPKTKKYEDLLDKGVKTNIRFIDGFAALAAHEIEHGCDEVRTRMARSHSDVNLMVDPVAVRYIQSQNKKIDIRGPVFITVKVER from the coding sequence ATGAAATTTGATCCAAGCAGCATCAAAGAGAGGGCCAAAAAGGATTTTGAGAAGACTTGGTCGGAAACGGCAAGATTTGTTATTGGTGAAAGGAGCTTTACGTTTCCAAAGAGGAAGGGTAAAAAGCATCTGATCACGATCTATTCGGATAAGGCCAGAGACATCCTTCTGGACATGGGCTTTGATGAGGTTGTGCTCAAGCCAATCTGGGAAGAACAACACGTTCGGCTTCAGTACGGGCCTGAGGCACCAGCAATATTGGATCGTCTGTATTATCTCGCAACGCTTCCCAGACCGGACATTGGCTTATCCGACGTGAAGAAAAAACTGATCCAAGAGAAGATCAAGGGCTTCGATAAATTTGAGGAGCTCCAAGGTATCTTGAGGGACTATAAGAGGGAGAATATCGTAGGTGGAGAGGATTTTACCGAGGCTTTGGTCACTAGGCTAGGCATAAAAACGGAGGACGCGCATTATCTGATCAACGAGATATTTTTGGAACTAAAGGATATCAAGCCCACGCCATCCTCCTTAACCTTATTGTCCCACATCACAACGGCCTGGTTTCCGACGCTTCAGGTGGTTCAAGACAAAAGAGATCTGCCGGTGATGTTGTTCACCGCCGGATGGCGTTTTCGGAGAGAGCAAAAAGAGGATGCTACACACCTGAGAGCGCACTATAACCTAAGCATGGTGGTCATGGGCGAAAATCTCACCATAGAAGACGGAAAGTACATCACCGAGGAATTTTTCCGTCGAATGGGCTATGAGGTAAAATTTAGGCATAAGCCAAGTAACCCTGCTTACTATGCGCCCGGAACAAACTATGAGGTGTTCGTCAAACATCCAGAAATGGGTTGGGTTGAAGTTACGGAGATTGGCATGTACTCGCCGGTCTCTCTCGCCAACTATGACATCAAGTATCCTGTGTTTAACTCAGGTCCCGGATTGGGCAGGATTATCATGTTGTCCGAGAACATCTCTGATATACGAGAGGTTCATTTCCCAGAAATGTACGCTGAATTTCGTCTTAGCGACGAGCAAATTGCAGGGATGATCTCTCTCGATAAGACGCCTGATACCGCTGTCGGGAAGGAAATTGCCAGGGCGATAGTCAAGACATGTGAGAAGCACGGAAATGAACCATCCCCTTGTAGGTTTGATGCCTGGAAGGGCGAGCTTGGGGGTGAGCAGGTCACTTTGTACATAGTTGAACCAGAGGAAAACACAAAGCTCTGCGGACCAGCCTTTCTCAATGAGGTTGTGGTCCATGATGGATCGATCTTCGGAGTTCCCAAGACGAAGAAATATGAGGATTTGCTCGACAAGGGAGTTAAGACCAACATTCGATTCATCGATGGATTTGCCGCATTAGCAGCGCATGAAATTGAGCACGGATGCGATGAGGTTCGAACAAGAATGGCAAGGTCGCACTCTGATGTCAATCTTATGGTGGACCCGGTTGCAGTCAGATACATACAGAGCCAAAACAAGAAGATAGATATCAGGGGTCCAGTTTTTATTACGGTGAAGGTCGAAAGATGA
- a CDS encoding glycosyltransferase family 2 protein yields MSLLLLLPTLNEEEALRALADEIPAEFDVLVVDGHSTDETKDVALKYNWEFITQRYGKGKGCAIRTALEEFLNTNYDHLGIIDADYSNDPREVKRMLKALKENDFDVLLGSRDIIRQRELLGWFSVFINRFTSTVASWMYGYKLTDIQTGCWVFTRNAADKILPNLIANGFEIEYDLLYNIWKCGLRVGETPVGFRERIGESKFSTHHRFRQILHGLRYVYWSLKHLHEK; encoded by the coding sequence ATGAGTTTGCTTTTATTGCTACCCACTCTAAATGAAGAAGAGGCTTTAAGAGCATTGGCAGACGAGATTCCTGCTGAGTTTGACGTTCTGGTAGTGGATGGGCATTCGACGGATGAAACGAAGGATGTTGCGCTTAAGTATAATTGGGAATTCATCACCCAAAGATATGGCAAGGGCAAGGGATGTGCTATTCGAACAGCACTGGAAGAATTCCTGAATACTAATTACGATCATCTTGGCATTATCGATGCTGATTATAGCAATGACCCCAGGGAAGTCAAGCGAATGTTAAAAGCTCTCAAGGAGAATGACTTTGACGTTTTGTTGGGTAGCCGTGACATAATCAGACAGAGGGAGCTCCTTGGGTGGTTTTCAGTATTCATAAATCGTTTCACTTCAACTGTTGCCTCATGGATGTATGGATATAAGTTGACGGATATTCAGACAGGCTGCTGGGTTTTTACTAGAAATGCGGCTGATAAAATTCTTCCCAATTTAATTGCAAACGGATTTGAGATTGAATATGATCTACTATACAATATCTGGAAGTGTGGGCTGAGGGTGGGGGAAACCCCCGTTGGTTTTAGGGAGAGGATAGGTGAATCCAAGTTTTCCACGCATCATAGGTTCAGGCAGATCCTGCATGGTTTGCGTTACGTTTATTGGAGTTTGAAGCATCTGCACGAAAAGTAG
- a CDS encoding permease, which produces MIDIIALLLVGVDSLKEYLAFHVLMCLVPAFFLAGAIASLMSKESLLKYLGAGTKRYISYTIAATSGCLLAVCSCTALPLFAGIYKRGAGIGPATAFLYSTPAINILAVVYTAQVIGYDLGVARALSAVLLSILIGLVMAFAFERRNKEKILENVQIPTVSQPIDNQRPNCRLPSIFVMLIAILVIGPSKISWGIKFPTLISVIAIAIVLSSKWLTKDEQKEWMCETWTLVKMIIPLLLAGVFVAGIIVDLIPIWIIQTYLGGNSITSNAIASVSGALMYFATLTEVPIVGMLLSSGMGRGPALTLLLAGPALSLPNMIVIGRIMGAKRAFLYILLVITISLMSGIAFGYMIGM; this is translated from the coding sequence ATGATAGATATAATAGCTTTGCTCTTGGTTGGAGTAGATTCGCTGAAAGAATACCTTGCCTTTCATGTATTAATGTGCTTGGTTCCGGCATTCTTCTTGGCAGGCGCGATCGCATCTCTGATGTCCAAGGAATCGCTGTTGAAATATCTGGGCGCCGGGACTAAACGGTACATATCCTATACAATTGCTGCGACTAGCGGATGTCTTCTGGCAGTATGCAGCTGCACCGCTTTGCCACTATTTGCTGGAATCTATAAAAGGGGTGCAGGAATAGGGCCTGCAACTGCATTCCTATATTCCACCCCGGCGATTAACATACTTGCTGTGGTTTACACTGCACAGGTGATAGGCTACGATCTTGGAGTTGCAAGAGCTTTATCGGCGGTATTGCTGTCTATCCTTATCGGTCTTGTTATGGCTTTTGCGTTTGAGAGGCGCAATAAGGAAAAAATTTTAGAGAACGTTCAAATACCTACAGTCAGTCAACCAATAGATAATCAAAGACCCAATTGTAGACTGCCATCGATTTTCGTAATGTTGATTGCAATCTTGGTGATCGGCCCCTCCAAGATCTCATGGGGCATCAAGTTTCCGACTCTCATATCGGTCATCGCAATCGCTATTGTCCTGTCCTCTAAATGGCTCACGAAAGATGAGCAGAAGGAGTGGATGTGCGAAACATGGACCCTGGTCAAGATGATAATTCCATTACTACTAGCGGGCGTGTTCGTAGCAGGGATCATAGTTGACCTGATTCCGATCTGGATCATTCAAACCTATCTTGGCGGTAATTCAATAACATCGAACGCTATTGCATCAGTTTCAGGAGCTCTCATGTACTTTGCAACCCTGACTGAGGTACCCATCGTCGGAATGTTGCTCAGTTCCGGCATGGGGCGCGGTCCTGCGCTGACATTGCTGTTGGCAGGTCCTGCGCTGAGCTTGCCAAACATGATAGTCATTGGTAGGATTATGGGCGCAAAGAGGGCGTTTTTGTACATTTTGTTAGTGATAACAATATCCCTAATGTCAGGAATAGCATTTGGGTACATGATTGGAATGTAA
- a CDS encoding metalloregulator ArsR/SmtB family transcription factor — protein MIRQYVISPETLEKVKASVEEDIRDVTSILQILSYPIRLHILRALGVKDLCVCVLVEITGHQHSALSYHLKKLTGADLINSKRDGNFLIYHLTDKGKKVLKSLEHMK, from the coding sequence ATGATCCGCCAATATGTCATATCTCCAGAGACCTTGGAAAAAGTAAAAGCATCAGTAGAAGAAGATATCCGAGATGTAACTTCAATTCTTCAGATACTATCTTACCCGATCAGATTACACATTCTCAGGGCATTAGGGGTCAAAGACCTATGTGTTTGTGTTCTGGTTGAAATAACAGGGCATCAGCACTCAGCACTTTCGTATCACCTAAAAAAGTTGACAGGCGCTGATCTAATTAATTCAAAGCGTGATGGTAACTTTTTGATCTATCATCTTACTGATAAAGGAAAAAAGGTGTTGAAAAGCCTAGAGCATATGAAATGA
- a CDS encoding endonuclease V gives MKRDIFPSEKDFGSLIKAQLMVASRVLVEDRFGDLKTIAGVDQAFLDDKIISGIVILDYDTMDVIEKTYSIKEVEFPYIPSFLSFREGPAIISAFRSLKTRPDLLMVDGCGINHPRSAGLATHIGVALDMATIGVAKKLLCGIVEKPINIGEHSPILLHDQYVGASLLSKKGCNPIIIAPGHKVSLISTIDIVRHCLRGHKLPEPIRVAHKYVGDIKRKL, from the coding sequence ATGAAAAGAGATATCTTTCCCTCTGAAAAAGATTTTGGATCGCTTATCAAGGCACAATTAATGGTTGCATCCCGTGTATTGGTGGAGGATAGGTTTGGAGATTTAAAGACAATAGCGGGAGTTGATCAGGCATTTCTCGATGACAAAATTATCTCTGGGATCGTCATCCTGGACTATGATACCATGGATGTTATCGAAAAAACGTATTCGATAAAAGAGGTTGAATTCCCTTATATTCCCTCTTTTCTTTCGTTCAGGGAAGGTCCTGCAATCATCAGTGCTTTTCGCTCTTTGAAGACAAGGCCCGACTTACTAATGGTCGATGGATGTGGCATCAATCATCCTAGGTCAGCTGGACTGGCGACGCACATTGGCGTAGCTCTAGACATGGCAACAATAGGTGTTGCAAAGAAGTTGTTGTGCGGTATTGTCGAGAAGCCAATAAACATAGGTGAGCACAGTCCAATACTATTGCATGACCAATATGTTGGTGCATCCCTCCTATCCAAAAAAGGTTGCAATCCGATCATCATAGCTCCAGGGCACAAGGTCTCTCTGATTTCTACGATTGATATAGTTCGACATTGCTTGCGCGGGCATAAACTTCCAGAGCCGATACGAGTTGCGCATAAGTATGTGGGGGATATAAAGCGTAAGCTTTAA
- a CDS encoding winged helix-turn-helix domain-containing protein/riboflavin kinase, with the protein MAHINALKKLALLGAAREQIQISSSDFAQQISSSPQTASRRLQALEKEGLISRVFVPEGQRILITQSGKDVLRSEYYEYQKIFEPADKEIELHGKVVTGLGEGQYYMSLEGYKNQFESKLGFTPYPGTLNLMLTDKSTVLRKRLDESSGIPIHGFPSESRTFGGGKCFHVLIGKIKGAVIIPDRSHYPNDLLEVTSSKNLRNVLGLKNGDQLSLKVLL; encoded by the coding sequence ATGGCTCATATCAATGCACTCAAAAAATTGGCATTACTAGGCGCCGCTCGAGAACAAATCCAGATATCCTCTTCTGACTTCGCTCAGCAAATCTCGTCCAGCCCCCAAACCGCATCTCGTCGACTACAGGCTCTTGAGAAAGAGGGGTTGATCTCCAGGGTCTTCGTTCCAGAAGGACAACGAATCCTGATAACCCAGAGCGGCAAAGATGTATTGAGAAGTGAATATTACGAATATCAAAAGATTTTTGAACCCGCCGATAAGGAAATTGAACTTCATGGAAAGGTGGTCACAGGTCTCGGAGAAGGCCAATACTATATGTCGCTGGAGGGATATAAAAACCAGTTTGAAAGCAAACTCGGATTCACGCCGTATCCAGGCACTTTGAATCTTATGTTAACCGACAAGAGCACCGTTCTCAGGAAAAGACTGGACGAAAGTAGTGGCATCCCGATACATGGTTTCCCCTCTGAAAGTAGAACGTTCGGTGGAGGTAAATGCTTCCATGTCCTCATTGGCAAGATAAAAGGCGCTGTCATCATTCCGGATAGATCGCATTATCCAAATGACTTGTTAGAAGTCACCTCCTCAAAAAATCTGAGGAATGTATTGGGATTAAAGAATGGTGATCAGCTTAGTTTGAAGGTCCTGCTATGA
- the ribB gene encoding 3,4-dihydroxy-2-butanone-4-phosphate synthase, whose amino-acid sequence MMSKAIESLRHGGMVLLYDSDCREGETDMVMPAHAMTPKHVATMRKDAGGLICIAIHPMAAQRLGLPFMSDILRHASGFEISEVVEKPGDIPYDISSSFSLWVNHRKTFTGITDIDRALTIKEISKVVQRSLNGETVDFGKEFRSPGHVPLLRAAGNLLSERKGQTELSVALAGLANITPAMVLCEMLDENTGKALSKKDAKLYAKNNGLVFLEGVEIVEAYGRFLEDRSSMKPLTGDRHLM is encoded by the coding sequence ATGATGTCTAAGGCAATCGAATCCCTAAGGCATGGGGGTATGGTGTTACTATACGATTCTGACTGTCGAGAGGGTGAGACCGATATGGTAATGCCAGCACATGCTATGACTCCAAAGCACGTTGCTACCATGCGCAAAGATGCAGGCGGGCTGATATGCATAGCAATACATCCGATGGCAGCACAGAGGCTTGGATTGCCCTTTATGTCTGATATATTAAGGCATGCCAGTGGCTTTGAGATTTCTGAAGTGGTTGAGAAGCCAGGTGATATACCCTATGATATAAGCTCTTCCTTCTCGCTTTGGGTCAATCATAGGAAAACCTTCACGGGAATCACCGATATCGATAGGGCCTTAACTATCAAAGAAATCAGTAAGGTAGTTCAACGCTCCTTAAATGGTGAAACAGTTGATTTTGGCAAGGAATTCCGCTCACCTGGGCATGTACCTCTGTTGAGGGCAGCCGGTAATCTACTTAGCGAGAGAAAAGGTCAGACCGAACTATCGGTCGCTCTTGCAGGGTTGGCGAATATCACGCCAGCAATGGTCCTGTGCGAGATGCTGGACGAGAACACCGGCAAGGCGCTTTCAAAAAAGGATGCGAAATTATATGCAAAGAATAACGGTCTTGTTTTCCTTGAAGGGGTCGAGATTGTAGAAGCATATGGACGCTTTTTAGAGGATCGTTCATCAATGAAACCCCTCACAGGGGACAGACATCTGATGTAA